A single Oncorhynchus tshawytscha isolate Ot180627B linkage group LG01, Otsh_v2.0, whole genome shotgun sequence DNA region contains:
- the LOC112259878 gene encoding proteasome subunit beta type-1-B-like encodes MFTQVYGDNGKMKEYHYTGPVEHRFSPYSFNGGTVLAVAGEDFAIVASDTRLSEGYSIHSRDSPKCYKLTNTTVIGCSGFHGDCLTLTKIIDARLKMYKHSNNKSMTSGAIAAMLSTILYGRRFFPYYVYNIIGGLDEEGKGAVYSFDPVGSYQRDTYKAGGSASAMLQPLLDNQIGFKNMEGVQHLPLNQEKAVQLVKDVFISAAERDVYTGDALRICIVTKEGIKEETVPLRKD; translated from the exons ATGTTTACACAAGTTTATGGAGATAATGGGAAAATGAAGGAGTATCACTATACTGGACCAGTAGAGCACCGATTCTCTCCATATTCCTTCAACGGAGG GACTGTGCTTGCCGTTGCAGGTGAAGACTTCGCCATTGTGGCCTCAGACACCCGTTTGAGTGAAGGCTATTCAATCCACAGTCGTGACTCTCCAAAATGTTACAAGTT AACAAATACGACTGTCATAGGCTGCAGTGGATTCCATGGGGATTGCTTGACTCTGACCAAAATCATTGATGCAAGATTAAAG ATGTACAAACATTCAAACAACAAGAGCATGACAAGTGGAGCCATCGCAGCCATGCTGTCAACAATCCTGTACGGTAGAAGATTCTTCCCCTACTACGTTTACAACATCATCGGTGGCTTGGATGAGGAGG GTAAAGGAGCTGTTTACAGTTTTGACCCTGTGGGATCCTAtcagagagacacatacaaagctggTGGCTCAGCGAGTGCCATGCTGCAACCTCTGCTTGACAATCAG ATTGGATTCAAGAATATGGAGGGTGTGCAGCACCTGCCCCTGAACCAGGAGAAGGCTGTGCAGCTGGTCAAAGATGTCTTCATCTCTGCTGCTGAGAGAGACGTGTACACCGGAGATGCCCTCAGGATCTGCATCGTCACCAAGGAGGGCATCAAAGAAGAAACAGTCCCACTCAGGAAGGACTGA
- the LOC112259849 gene encoding TATA-box-binding protein, translated as MEQNNSLPPFQGLASPQGAMTPGIPIFSPMMPYGSGLTPQPVTNTNSLSLLEEQHRQQQQQQASTQQGGVSGGSGQTPQLYHSQTVTTTTLPGNTPLYTTTPLTPMTPITPATPASESSGIVPQLQNIVSTVNLGCKLDLKTIALRARNAEYNPKRFAAVIMRIREPRTTALIFSSGKMVCTGAKSEEQSRLAARKYARVVQKLGFPAKFLDFKIQNMVGSCDVKFPIRLEGLVLTHQQFSSYEPELFPGLIYRMIKPRIVLLIFVSGKVVLTGAKVRGEIYEAFENIYPILKGFRKTT; from the exons ATGGAGCAGAACAACAGTTTGCCTCCTTTCCAGGGTCTTGCCTCCCCTCAG GGGGCAATGACACCTGGAATACCCATCTTCAGCCCCATGATGCCCTATGGCAGTGGTCTGACTCCCCAACCTGTGACGAACACCAACAGCCTGTCTCTCCTGGAGGAGCAGCATCGgcaacaacagcaacagcaggCTTCGACTCAGCAGGGTGGGGTGTCAGGGGGCTCGGGACAGACGCCACAGCTTTATCACTCCCAAACggtcaccaccaccacactgccaggaAACACCCCTCTCTACACCACTACACCGCTAACCCCCATGACACCCATCACACCTGCCACACCTGCCTCTGAGAGCTCTGGGATTGTCCCACAACTACA GAATATCGTATCCACTGTGAACTTGGGCTGTAAACTTGACTTAAAAACAATAGCACTCCGAGCTAGAAATGCTGAGTACAATCCAAAG CGATTTGCTGCTGTTATCATGAGAATACGAGAGCCAAGAACAACTGCACTTATCTTCAGCTCTGGGAAAATGGTGTGCACAGGAGCCAAAAG tGAAGAGCAGTCCCGCCTGGCGGCCAGGAAATATGCCAGAGTCGTGCAGAAGTTGGGCTTCCCAGCCAAATTCCTTGATTTCAAGATACAGAACATGGTGGGCAGCTGTGATGTCAAATTCCCCATTCGGTTAGAGGGACTTGTACTAACTCACCAGCAGTTCAGCAG TTATGAACCGGAGCTGTTCCCTGGGCTAATCTATAGAATGATCAAACCCAgaattgtcctgttgatattcgTTTCAGGCAAAGTTGTATTAACAG GTGCGAAGGTGAGAGGAGAAATTTATGAAGCATTTGAAAACATCTACCCGATCTTGAAAGGATTCAGGAAGACAACGTAA
- the pdcd2 gene encoding programmed cell death protein 2 yields the protein MAETGVALGFLEEAENWQLQSHQFPSKVGGKPAWLSQLDIPGLPELECGKCHLPTAFLMQVYAPITGQDRSFHRTLFVFCCKTPDCYSRNDSRCLKVFRSQLPRRNDFYPYNPPSDEDPNWTERDPGVHSSGVKLCKLCGCPGQKVCSKCHAVSYCSKEHQTIDWKHCHKKECCKQVPSSAVPSPFLFPELELVTEPEEHQKEESSQTVGDAQNNVECSSLVDDLAETELENMAMHETEDGKVFQKFKRRIASEPHQVLRYFRDGSPLWVSSEHVPVEKGIPHCSCGSRRIFEFQVMPQLLNDLKVDSTDASIDWGTLAVYTCADSCDQGNKYSSEFIWKQDFTEQK from the exons ATGGCAGAAACAGGGGTTGCTCTTGGCTTTTTGGAAGAGGCCGAAAACTGGCAACTACAGAGTCATCAGTTCCCCAGCAAAGTTGGAGGCAAACCTGCATGGTTGAGTCAGTTGGACATCCCAGGTCTTCCTGAGTTAGAATGTGGGAAATGCCATCTTCCTACCGCATTTCTCATGCAAGTTTACGCTCCAATAACTGGACAGGATAGAAGTTTTCACCGAACTCTTTTTGTATTCTGCTGCAAGACACCAGACTGCTATTCACGAAACGACAGCCGTTGTCTGAAAG TATTTCGTAGCCAGTTGCCAAGGAGAAATGACTTTTATCCCTACAATCCTCCATCTGATGAAGACCCCAATTGGACTGAGCGTGACCCGGGCGTCCACAGTTCAGGGGTTAAACTATGCAAGCTCTGTGGCTGTCCTGGTCAAAAAGTTTGCTCTAAATGCCATGCAGTGTCCTACTGCAGCAAAGAACACCAGACCATAGACTGGAAACACTGTCACAAGAAAGAGTGTTGCAAACAAG TGCCGTCAAGTGCAGTGCCTTCCCCATTTCTGTTCCCCGAGTTGGAACTGGTCACAGAGCCTGAGGAACATCAGAAAGAAGAGTCTAGTCAAACGGTGGGGGATGCACAGAATAATGTGGAATGCTCCTCCTTAGTTGATG ATTTGGCTGAGACAGAACTTGAAAACATGGCCATGCATGAAACCGAAGATGGCAAAGTGTTCCAGAAGTTTAAACGGAGGATTGCATCAGAGCCACATCAG GTTTTGCGATATTTCAGAGATGGCTCTCCTCTTTGGGTTTCGTCTGAACATGTTCCTGTGGAGAAGGGCATCCCGCATTGCTCATGTGGTTCCAGGCGTATCTTTGAATTTCAG GTCATGCCCCAGCTACTGAATGATCTGAAAGTGGACAGCACTGATGCCAGTATAGACTGGGGAACCTTGGCTGTCTACACATGTGCTGACAGCTGTGACCAAGGCAACAAGTACTCTTCTGAATTCATCTGGAAACAAGATTTCACAGAACAGAAATAA
- the LOC112259866 gene encoding rho-related GTP-binding protein RhoU — MPPQGDGDYKPVAVSAAVPPVPPRRVRSRVSFSGSKCRPGGGERKVKCVLVGDGAVGKTSLIVSYTTNGYPTKYVPTAFDHFSAVVAVDGKPVKLQLCDTAGQDEFDKLRPLCYTNADVFLLCFSVVSPSSFQNVTEKWVPEIRRHCPQAPVVLVGTQSDLREDVNVLIELAKYKERPVEPQEAQQCAEDMRALSYMECSSLTQKNLKEVFDAAIVASIQHSDSQQQHRLKKRTPDKMKKLSKSWWKKYCCVV, encoded by the exons ATGCCACCCCAGGGCGATGGAGATTATAAACCTGTAGCGGTGTCGGCGGCGGTCCCACCGGTTCCTCCTCGGAGGGTTCGGAGCAGAGTGTCGTTTTCGGGCTCCAAGTGTCGGCCCGGTGGCGGAGAGCGCAAAGTGAAGTGTGTGCTTGTCGGTGACGGCGCAGTTGGGAAGACGAGCTTGATTGTCAGCTACACCACAAATGGATATCCAACTAAATATGTCCCAACTGCCTTTGATCATTTTTCAG CGGTGGTGGCAGTTGATGGcaagccagtgaaactgcagctTTGTGACACAGCTGGGCAG GATGAGTTTGACAAGCTGCGTCCGCTCTGCTACACCAATGCAGATGTCTTCCTGCTGTGCTTCAGTGTCGTCAGCCCCTCCTCCTTCCAGAACGTAACAGAGAAATGGGTGCCGGAGATTCGCCGGCACTGCCCGCAGGCGCCGGTGGTTCTGGTGGGCACCCAGTCAGACCTGCGGGAGgatgttaatgttctgattgaGCTGGCCAAGTACAAAGAGAGGCCAGTGGAGCCCCAGGAGGCCCAGCAGTGTGCCGAGGACATGAGGGCCTTGTCATACATGGAGTGCTCCTCACTCACCCAGAAGAACCTCAAAGAGGTGTTTGACGCAGCCATCGTGGCCAGCATCCAGCACTCTGATAGTCAGCAGCAGCATCGACTGAAAAAACGGACTCCAGACAAGATGAAGAAGCTTTCTAAATCATGGTGGAAGAAGTACTGTTGCGTGGTTTAg